From one Rhodamnia argentea isolate NSW1041297 chromosome 1, ASM2092103v1, whole genome shotgun sequence genomic stretch:
- the LOC115734065 gene encoding disease resistance protein RPM1-like, with amino-acid sequence MAESAVALLLGKLSTLVEKEVKLLKGVRGELVPIKDEFVRMKAFLANAESSQEDDPELKVWVEQVRDVAYDVEDILDKFMVNLARDHGHGFMRYFHKIKSSIHNLKARHHISSEIADLKSRFSSIAEGHQRFHFKAYCTDPSASAPTRGTSWNDLREDTFPVEEGELVGIDEPREKLINWLVDGEPGLEVISILGMGGSGKTTLAKTVYDDRQVKAYFQSQAWISVSQTCDIQSILRDIIAQLHRESQQPVPQGLESMRIASLKQILKDFLQQKRYVVVLDDVWNLQALEGIKSAMPNSSMFSRIIITTRMAEVATGSSNPSKVYTRMPLSLEESWSLFCKKAFRGKPCPPHLEHLSWQILKKCEGLPLAIVAIGGLLFEKDDQEWEMITHSLPEELESDDRMQIVRKILSLSYNDLHYNLKSCFLYLGVFPEDHVIERGRLCRLWVAEGFVEEREGMTQEEVAERYLKKLINRSLVQIAETSGGRLSRCRVHDLMRQSILSKLRDENFISFASERKKELHERVRRLSVQYTCNNALNQLNLPHLRSLLIFEFGESSTTDEQLVPSGSKLLRVLDLGGSSLHNFPRQILVLFHLKYLSLRGTNVSIIPRSIGKLQNLETLDLQQTLVSELPVEITKLTKLQYLVAYRVSEFTFPQPFGPRKGISAPEGMGALKSLQKLSCVKAGGGRSKNAMQELGELSQLRRLGVTDLKTDDAKELCHSLEKMTKLRSLDVTAESESEVIDLDLLSSPPLLLRSLYIEGCLKKVPQWLPLLNKLTRLQLGWSRLKSSPLIALQNLPNLLVLELWNAFDGETLDFGDGGFRKLKKLTLVNLENLRSLSMNGQAMPCLQSLDIAGCRHLDWQSLLVVIRGLANLKELQFFEMPEEFALAFYPYSSSRTREGILQECYDEVMERNPEVYFLWCVEDQWERFDLSLDSHNVIQGRATSRVEVLPQVS; translated from the coding sequence ATGGCAGAATCCGCAGTTGCCTTGCTGCTTGGGAAGCTTTCTACGTTGGTCGAGAAAGAGGTGAAACTATTGAAAGGGGTACGTGGAGAACTTGTACCAATCAAAGATGAATTTGTGCGCATGAAGGCCTTCTTAGCAAATGCCGAGTCGTCGCAAGAAGATGACCCTGAGTTGAAGGTATGGGTGGAACAGGTCAGAGATGTTGCATACGATGTGGAGGATATTCTGGATAAATTCATGGTCAACTTGGCAAGAGATCACGGACATGGGTTCATGAGGTACTTTCACAAGATCAAGTCATCCATACATAACTTGAAAGCACGCCATCATATCTCCTCCGAGATAGCTGACCTCAAGTCAAGATTCAGCAGCATTGCCGAAGGGCATCAGCGATTCCATTTCAAGGCATATTGCACAGATCCAAGTGCGAGCGCACCCACGAGAGGCACCTCCTGGAACGATCTCAGGGAGGACACTTTTCCTGTCGAGGAAGGTGAACTGGTGGGGATTGACGAGCCGAGAGAAAAGCTTATTAATTGGCTTGTTGATGGAGAACCCGGACTTGAAGTTATATCGATCTTAGGGATGGGGGGTTCAGGGAAGACCACTCTGGCAAAAACAGTCTACGACGATCGCCAAGTGAAAGCCTACTTCCAAAGCCAGGCATGGATCAGTGTCTCCCAGACTTGTGATATTCAGAGTATCTTGAGGGACATAATTGCACAACTACATCGAGAAAGTCAGCAACCGGTTCCTCAAGGACTAGAATCCATGCGTATCGCGAGCCTCAAGCAGATACTGAAAGACTTTCTGCAGCAAAAGAGGTACGTCGTTGTTCTAGATGATGTATGGAACTTGCAAGCACTTGAAGGTATAAAAAGTGCAATGCCTAATAGCAGCATGTTTAGCCGAATCATAATCACTACTCGTATGGCTGAGGTTGCTACTGGCTCATCCAACCCGTCAAAAGTTTATACCCGTATGCCCTTATCTCTAGAAGAATCATGGTCCTTATTCTGCAAGAAAGCCTTCCGTGGGAAACCCTGTCCTCCTCACCTAGAACACCTTTCTTGgcagattttgaaaaaatgtgagGGTTTACCGCTTGCCATAGTGGCAATTGGTGGCCTTCTCTTTGAAAAAGATGACCAAGAATGGGAGATGATTACTCATAGCCTTCCTGAAGAACTAGAAAGCGATGACCGGATGCAAATTGTCAGGAAAATTCTCAGCTTGAGCTACAATGATTTGCATTATAACTTGAAGAGCTGCTTCTTGTACTTGGGAGTATTTCCAGAGGATCATGTGATTGAGCGTGGGAGACTCTGCCGTCTGTGGGTTGCAGAAGGATTTGTTGAGGAAAGAGAAGGGATGACACAAGAGGAGGTTGCTGAAAGATACCTGAAGAAGCTTATAAACAGGAGTTTGGTGCAAATTGCAGAAACAAGTGGCGGAAGGCTGAGCCGTTGTAGGGTACATGACCTGATGCGTCAAAGTATTCTTTCTAAGTTAAGGGATGAAAACTTCATTTCGTTCGCATCTGAGCGGAAAAAAGAATTGCACGAAAGAGTCCGGCGTCTGTCAGTCCAGTACACCTGCAACAACGCACTGAACCAGCTAAATCTCCCCCACCTACGCTCTCTGCTCATTTTTGAGTTTGGAGAATCGTCAACCACAGATGAGCAACTCGTCCCAAGTGGCTCTAAGCTGCTGAGGGTGTTAGATCTGGGAGGCTCGTCCCTTCACAACTTCCCCAGACAAATACTAGTCCTGTTCCACTTGAAGTATCTAAGTTTGAGAGGGACCAACGTGAGCATCATTCCTAGGTCAATTGGGAAACTCCAAAATCTGGAGACTCTGGATCTTCAACAGACGTTGGTCTCTGAGCTGCCTGTGGAGATAACCAAACTCACGAAATTACAGTATCTGGTGGCGTACCGTGTTTCAGAGTTCACATTTCCTCAACCCTTCGGTCCCAGAAAGGGAATTTCGGCTCCCGAGGGCATGGGAGCGCTAAAATCACTGCAAAAACTGTCCTGTGTGAAAGCTGGAGGTGGTCGGAGCAAGAATGCAATGCAAGAGCTGGGTGAGCTAAGTCAGCTAAGGAGGCTGGGCGTAACAGACCTGAAGACAGACGATGCAAAGGAACTATGCCACTCCCTCGAGAAGATGACCAAGCTTCGATCGCTAGATGTGACTGCAGAAAGTGAGTCTGAAGTTATTGATTTGGATCTTCTGTCTTCACCTCCCCTGCTTCTTCGGTCTCTATATATCGAAGGATGTCTAAAGAAGGTGCCTCAATGGCTTCCTCTGCTGAACAAACTGACCAGATTGCAGTTGGGATGGAGCAGATTGAAATCGAGCCCCCTAATTGCTCTCCAGAATTTGCCCAATCTTTTGGTGCTTGAGCTATGGAATGCCTTTGATGGGGAAACATTGGATTTTGGAGATGGAGGGTTCCGAAAGCTCAAGAAATTAACCCTCGTCAATCTGGAAAACCTGAGATCTTTGTCAATGAATGGTCAGGCAATGCCTTGCCTTCAGAGTCTCGACATTGCCGGATGCAGGCACTTGGACTGGCAATCGTTACTGGTTGTCATCCGCGGCCTCGCGAACCTCAAGGAGCTCCAATTCTTTGAGATGCCAGAAGAATTTGCTCTTGCGTTCTATCCGTACAGCAGTAGCAGAACGAGGGAGGGTATTCTGCAAGAGTGCTACGATGAGGTGATGGAACGTAACCCAGAAGTTTACTTCCTCTGGTGCGTAGAGGATCAATGGGAGCGATTTGATCTAAGCCTCGATTCCCATAATGTCATCCAGGGTAGGGCGACGAGCCGCGTTGAGGTTCTTCCTCAAGTTTCGTAG